In a single window of the Halobacteriovoraceae bacterium genome:
- a CDS encoding response regulator, with translation MEIKDLNILIIDDVCEILQEFEDILNNFGVSQISKAKTAAEAKKVAPDLNNLDIVFCDWHLPDSTGLDLLTYFKKNYPKVYFLIFTSETDKKIITQAFENGSDGLFFKPLKKENITQNILKYLKSINSVQAIGNNTDQIINELYEKELYFLQEIFKSTSDFVIVLDFNFMIIKVNRSFCNAVGLSEGELIGKSIKNFVPIKSPLLECLRKGQMKTEQRIEFIAIDGEVHQTLLTMNPIEKESLGISGLLLLAKSIKHELELQNELAIALKDECIAGLASGMSHENNNSLMILLGKLLKLERSLHNKGLLEVKDQELIDNIRENSHRIHHITQALKEYTQENTNKFEFSEKLKLEEIITHILSLVDIRLKNSHIYLQLNNYDSHFYLNTNKNLLNKVILQIIENSIHAVANLNHKSVELFFEYDDYLSITFIDSGNGVPFELKDKVFDPFFTTGIFGKDKGLGMSVSRGIMKKIGGDLVLQEISSQLRVKLIIPYK, from the coding sequence ATGGAAATAAAAGACCTAAATATTTTAATCATCGATGATGTTTGTGAGATACTTCAAGAGTTTGAAGACATACTTAATAATTTTGGAGTTAGTCAGATTTCTAAGGCCAAAACTGCGGCCGAAGCAAAAAAAGTAGCACCTGACTTAAATAATCTGGATATCGTTTTCTGCGACTGGCACTTGCCTGATTCGACTGGTCTAGATTTGCTCACCTACTTTAAAAAAAATTACCCAAAAGTATATTTTCTCATCTTTACATCAGAGACAGACAAAAAAATTATCACTCAAGCTTTTGAAAATGGCTCAGATGGGCTATTTTTTAAACCTTTAAAAAAAGAGAATATCACACAAAATATTCTAAAATATTTGAAAAGTATCAACTCAGTTCAAGCAATTGGAAATAATACTGATCAAATAATCAATGAACTTTATGAAAAAGAACTCTATTTTTTACAAGAAATTTTTAAATCTACAAGTGATTTTGTCATTGTTCTAGATTTTAATTTTATGATTATTAAAGTAAATAGATCATTTTGCAACGCAGTGGGTTTAAGTGAAGGTGAACTCATAGGAAAATCTATTAAAAATTTTGTTCCAATCAAATCACCTTTGCTTGAGTGCCTTAGAAAAGGTCAAATGAAAACAGAACAAAGAATCGAATTTATTGCGATAGATGGAGAAGTTCATCAAACACTTCTTACAATGAATCCAATTGAAAAAGAATCTCTTGGAATAAGCGGATTACTACTCTTGGCAAAAAGTATTAAGCATGAACTTGAACTTCAAAATGAACTTGCAATTGCATTAAAAGATGAATGTATTGCCGGTCTAGCGTCTGGTATGTCACATGAGAATAATAATTCACTCATGATACTTTTAGGAAAGTTGTTGAAACTGGAGCGTAGCTTGCACAACAAAGGTTTATTAGAGGTTAAAGATCAGGAACTTATCGATAATATTCGAGAAAACTCACATCGTATACATCATATTACACAGGCCTTGAAGGAATATACCCAAGAAAATACAAATAAATTCGAGTTTTCAGAAAAATTAAAGCTTGAAGAGATCATCACTCACATTCTCTCTCTTGTTGATATAAGACTTAAAAATTCACATATCTATTTACAACTAAATAACTATGATTCTCACTTTTATTTGAATACGAATAAAAATCTTTTGAATAAAGTCATCTTACAAATTATTGAAAATAGTATTCATGCCGTGGCCAATTTAAATCATAAATCAGTAGAACTATTTTTTGAGTATGATGATTATTTAAGTATTACTTTTATCGATTCAGGCAATGGAGTTCCTTTTGAACTTAAAGATAAAGTTTTTGATCCTTTTTTTACTACAGGTATATTTGGTAAAGACAAAGGACTAGGGATGAGTGTTTCAAGAGGAATAATGAAAAAAATTGGGGGAGATCTAGTGCTTCAAGAAATTTCGTCTCAACTTAGAGTTAAATTAATAATACCTTATAAATAA
- a CDS encoding adenylate/guanylate cyclase domain-containing protein produces the protein MNNIFDVDLEEIRDNERLIEIKKFMKVNCGYLSAPLFLLFWVADLLYAPHYKFEFLSLRILIVFSNILIIKNIDKINNSITAQRVSLAHTALNANVITTMILMTEGLESPYYAGINLVYIGAMTFVPWTKKFLMGCIIVVWVPYILGGLTLFGSFNWRTIILNQFFISATIVIIHVVRHFTEKLREQDVRSKHELALEIRDRDQIIDKQTKQAVKLQEMSRQFSPQIIHAIQKGKISLESNLHERDICAIFIDIVNSTEKVVNIDKNDLNKVIKMFIDDTMGVLLKYDITIDKFLGDGILAFSNDPLEQENYILRVINATCEIFKRLEQNNSFYQEHWGDDLKIKVGIAQGKASVGFYGDEKTIKSYTAIGKVVNLASRLCSAAGENEVLISEDVKNSVSDMNYSIFKKGDIRLKGFKKTVAAYSLDPDSVEHYGGSLIFCPEGHGILHLQVEGGIYKFKCRVCNYVLAGEDELDMFFKKGA, from the coding sequence ATGAACAATATATTTGATGTCGATCTCGAAGAAATCAGAGATAATGAACGATTAATCGAGATAAAAAAATTTATGAAAGTGAATTGTGGATACTTATCTGCTCCACTTTTCCTTTTGTTTTGGGTAGCTGATCTTCTCTATGCCCCCCACTATAAATTCGAATTTTTATCCCTAAGAATTCTGATTGTTTTTTCGAATATTCTAATCATAAAAAATATAGACAAAATAAATAACTCAATTACAGCTCAACGAGTAAGTCTGGCCCATACAGCACTGAATGCAAATGTAATTACTACGATGATTCTCATGACGGAAGGTCTGGAATCACCTTACTATGCAGGGATTAACTTAGTCTATATTGGAGCGATGACGTTCGTCCCATGGACTAAGAAGTTTCTTATGGGTTGTATTATTGTTGTATGGGTACCGTATATTTTGGGGGGGTTAACACTATTTGGTTCTTTTAACTGGCGAACAATCATTTTGAACCAATTCTTCATATCTGCAACTATCGTCATTATCCATGTTGTTAGACATTTTACTGAAAAACTCAGAGAGCAAGATGTTAGAAGCAAACATGAACTTGCCTTAGAAATTAGAGATAGAGATCAAATTATTGATAAACAAACAAAACAGGCCGTAAAACTACAAGAAATGTCTCGTCAGTTCAGTCCGCAAATTATTCATGCAATTCAAAAAGGTAAAATAAGCCTTGAATCAAATCTTCATGAAAGAGATATTTGTGCAATTTTCATTGATATCGTTAATTCAACTGAAAAAGTCGTAAATATTGATAAAAATGATTTAAATAAAGTTATCAAAATGTTTATAGATGATACAATGGGCGTTTTATTAAAATATGACATCACTATTGATAAGTTCTTAGGAGATGGAATTCTTGCTTTTTCAAATGATCCTTTGGAACAGGAAAACTATATCTTAAGAGTTATAAATGCTACATGTGAAATTTTCAAAAGACTTGAACAAAATAACAGTTTTTACCAAGAACATTGGGGTGATGATTTAAAAATAAAAGTTGGAATTGCGCAGGGAAAAGCCTCTGTAGGTTTCTATGGAGATGAGAAAACTATAAAAAGTTATACCGCTATTGGTAAAGTAGTGAATTTAGCATCTAGGCTCTGTTCAGCTGCCGGAGAAAATGAAGTATTAATTTCTGAAGATGTAAAAAATAGTGTTAGTGATATGAATTATAGTATTTTTAAAAAAGGTGATATTAGATTAAAAGGATTTAAAAAAACAGTCGCTGCCTATTCCTTAGACCCAGATTCAGTGGAACATTATGGAGGAAGTCTTATATTTTGCCCTGAAGGACATGGAATTCTCCATCTCCAAGTTGAAGGTGGTATTTACAAATTCAAATGTAGAGTTTGTAACTATGTATTAGCAGGTGAAGACGAACTGGATATGTTCTTTAAAAAGGGAGCATAG
- a CDS encoding class I SAM-dependent methyltransferase: MSKEQEKMQQEDFLIELEQRKKIVRQDRFECSDKNYQIEINGKIFKVIDFSYFSISFLSPEDCEIGKELSDIRFSDGENEINPFHGHVMRTQLIDSHNYKVAIGFDHNMFPVEAILAQEKMISLLGKHRKYLEKILMMPPEFRAAVFEVKSTLQHLKEMVIRLEEEQFFYSQEQQNTFQKATSNKLMTYLDEYFTPLLESLVYFTENLDDKTLNASYDFFRQELKDILYLSPFAHRSYYKPLGYAGDFEMMNILYRNEAVGPNLFGKALNQYFVNHSNAKAVRNRSQYLKKFLTSAIEKRKNQNRITILCVASGPAREIRLLLESLPKELSKKLEVNLLDQDLISLKYAQRENNNFLKETNHQTKFFYHNLTIKNIIIDGLSDSYDIIYSAGLFDYFTDAVAKKAASQMYKALNPNGTLNIGNFCIRGSSAIQMIYVLDWNLIYRNEKQLIELYNGICSEVSVEEEEEGVNLFAVFPKGK, from the coding sequence ATGTCTAAAGAGCAAGAAAAAATGCAACAAGAAGATTTTTTAATTGAATTAGAGCAAAGGAAAAAAATTGTTAGACAAGATAGATTTGAATGTTCTGATAAAAACTATCAAATTGAAATCAATGGGAAAATATTCAAAGTTATCGACTTTTCGTATTTTAGTATTTCTTTTTTATCTCCCGAAGATTGCGAAATTGGAAAAGAATTGAGTGATATTAGATTTTCTGATGGAGAAAATGAAATTAATCCTTTTCATGGCCATGTAATGAGAACTCAACTCATAGACAGTCATAATTACAAAGTTGCAATTGGTTTTGATCATAATATGTTTCCAGTAGAGGCCATTTTGGCCCAAGAAAAAATGATTTCACTCCTTGGTAAACATCGTAAATATCTTGAAAAAATTTTAATGATGCCTCCTGAATTTAGGGCTGCTGTTTTTGAAGTAAAAAGCACTCTCCAACATTTAAAAGAAATGGTAATAAGACTAGAAGAAGAGCAATTTTTTTATTCTCAAGAACAACAAAATACTTTTCAAAAAGCTACTTCCAATAAATTAATGACATATTTAGATGAATATTTTACGCCTTTATTAGAAAGTTTAGTTTACTTCACGGAAAATTTGGATGATAAAACTCTCAATGCAAGCTACGATTTTTTTAGACAAGAACTAAAAGATATTCTTTATCTCTCCCCTTTTGCCCACAGAAGTTATTATAAGCCTCTAGGATATGCTGGTGATTTTGAAATGATGAATATACTTTATCGAAATGAAGCAGTTGGGCCAAATTTATTTGGAAAAGCACTAAATCAGTATTTTGTTAACCATTCTAATGCCAAAGCAGTCAGAAATCGATCTCAGTATTTAAAAAAATTTCTTACTTCAGCTATAGAGAAAAGAAAAAATCAAAACAGAATTACAATATTGTGTGTTGCCTCTGGTCCAGCACGAGAGATAAGATTATTGCTTGAAAGCCTACCTAAAGAATTGAGCAAGAAACTTGAAGTTAATTTACTAGATCAAGATCTCATATCATTGAAATATGCACAAAGAGAAAACAATAATTTTCTAAAGGAAACAAATCATCAAACGAAATTCTTTTATCATAACTTAACAATTAAAAATATTATCATCGATGGATTATCAGACTCATATGATATCATTTATTCTGCAGGTCTTTTTGATTATTTCACTGATGCTGTTGCTAAAAAAGCTGCCTCTCAGATGTATAAGGCCTTAAATCCAAATGGTACTTTAAATATTGGGAATTTTTGCATTAGAGGTTCTTCAGCTATTCAAATGATTTATGTTTTAGACTGGAATCTTATCTATAGAAATGAAAAGCAACTGATCGAATTATATAATGGAATATGTTCTGAAGTATCAGTAGAGGAAGAAGAAGAAGGAGTTAATCTCTTTGCTGTCTTTCCAAAAGGAAAATGA
- a CDS encoding sterol desaturase family protein yields the protein MIYYLLKGLFRLSIFTPYLYLYQHFSIPHFLSITQPFDWVIGFFCADLAYYCYHRASHKIKFIWPIHAVHHQPKEMNLSVAMRIPAFPYIFKTLFYLPLANLGVPPLMILSLEIIIQCYQFFTHTELIRDWPYPLNFIFNSPSHHRVHHGVNKEYIDKNFGAVFIIWDRLFGTFKAEVDKVIYGVTESYPLNFSILANLYPWGISIREKIYEIEEGKIAFILSIIFFIFSHVIIVFLFLNIEILQSSIVIICSLLFFLSIFLSEYILAKQL from the coding sequence ATGATATATTACTTACTAAAAGGTTTATTTAGATTATCTATTTTTACTCCCTATCTCTATTTATACCAACATTTTTCGATTCCTCATTTTTTATCTATTACGCAACCATTTGATTGGGTTATAGGTTTTTTTTGCGCTGATTTGGCCTATTATTGTTATCATAGAGCATCTCATAAAATTAAATTCATCTGGCCAATTCATGCTGTTCATCATCAACCTAAAGAAATGAATCTTTCTGTGGCAATGAGAATTCCTGCATTTCCATATATTTTTAAAACATTATTTTATCTTCCCCTAGCAAATTTAGGTGTTCCGCCTTTAATGATCCTTAGTTTAGAGATTATTATTCAATGTTATCAATTCTTTACCCATACAGAATTAATTAGAGACTGGCCTTATCCTTTAAATTTTATTTTTAATAGTCCTTCTCATCATCGTGTTCATCACGGAGTGAACAAAGAGTACATTGACAAGAACTTTGGTGCAGTTTTTATAATTTGGGATAGACTCTTTGGTACATTTAAGGCCGAAGTTGATAAAGTAATCTATGGTGTTACTGAGAGTTATCCTCTTAACTTTTCAATACTTGCTAATTTGTATCCTTGGGGCATTAGCATTCGTGAAAAGATTTATGAGATAGAGGAGGGAAAAATTGCTTTTATTCTAAGTATCATTTTTTTTATTTTTTCTCATGTCATTATTGTTTTTCTTTTTTTAAATATTGAAATCCTTCAAAGTTCAATAGTGATAATATGTTCACTATTATTTTTTCTTTCAATTTTTTTATCTGAATATATCTTGGCCAAACAATTGTAA
- a CDS encoding hybrid sensor histidine kinase/response regulator: protein MDTENDSKMIYFIIDNKEYLEKLKTIVADFDYKIFSNPLEGVREVIKTPPQLVITTPQMEKMKGIELVKHIRFEAIVGDTPIMMYLSSTDEVDIEDYFDNGVNDCILDSCFNPKLTILRIRNMISSFNKTKDVQKMIQMVNLSPANIMLADLNGKLIYLNEKSKKTLRSLELLLPVKVDEMIGKNIDIFHSSEIPQMIISSAQNLPYSSQIVLGTETLELNIFPLFDQYNNYIGPMVSWEVITDRLVAEELKDQLNTERARFLRVLCHDILNPITAIKGLYDILNKVIKDIENEKVHDILFRIGKSINRIQDILSSTRERLSVEDSRKEILLVPYKISELLMDIKLLAEGLMASKKIIFETNVQNHDLEFICEPQSTINQVFLNILSNAFKFTQENGKILFSVENDDEDVIFKIRDSGIGIPEELRPTLFDSTETTSRVGTSGEQGIGYGLPLVKSYIKSYGGSIEIFSQDIEQFPEDHWTEVILKLKKA, encoded by the coding sequence ATGGATACTGAAAACGATAGTAAAATGATATACTTCATCATTGATAATAAAGAATATCTTGAAAAATTGAAGACAATTGTTGCTGATTTTGATTATAAAATATTTTCAAATCCCCTTGAGGGTGTAAGAGAAGTCATAAAGACCCCCCCCCAATTAGTTATTACAACACCACAAATGGAAAAAATGAAAGGGATAGAATTAGTAAAACATATTCGCTTCGAGGCCATAGTAGGTGATACTCCAATTATGATGTATTTATCTTCAACAGATGAAGTGGATATTGAAGATTATTTTGATAATGGAGTGAATGACTGTATATTAGATAGTTGTTTTAATCCTAAACTAACAATTCTAAGAATAAGAAATATGATTAGTTCCTTTAACAAGACAAAAGATGTACAAAAAATGATACAAATGGTGAATTTGTCACCAGCAAATATTATGCTTGCAGACTTAAACGGCAAACTTATTTATCTAAATGAAAAATCAAAAAAGACCCTTAGATCTTTAGAACTTTTACTGCCTGTAAAAGTTGATGAAATGATTGGTAAAAACATAGATATTTTTCACAGTTCTGAAATTCCTCAAATGATAATATCATCAGCACAGAACCTTCCTTACAGTTCGCAAATTGTTCTTGGTACAGAAACTTTGGAGTTGAATATCTTTCCTTTATTTGACCAATATAATAATTATATTGGTCCTATGGTGTCGTGGGAAGTGATCACTGATAGGTTGGTTGCTGAAGAACTTAAAGACCAGTTAAATACTGAAAGAGCGAGATTCTTAAGAGTTTTGTGCCATGATATACTCAATCCTATCACTGCTATAAAAGGATTATATGACATTTTAAATAAGGTCATTAAAGATATTGAAAATGAAAAGGTTCACGATATTTTATTTCGGATAGGTAAATCAATTAATAGAATCCAAGATATACTGTCTTCAACAAGGGAGCGTTTGTCAGTTGAAGATAGCCGAAAAGAAATTCTCTTAGTCCCTTATAAAATAAGTGAACTACTAATGGATATAAAACTTTTAGCAGAAGGTTTAATGGCCTCTAAAAAGATAATTTTTGAAACAAATGTACAAAACCATGATTTAGAATTTATCTGTGAGCCTCAAAGTACTATAAATCAAGTGTTTTTAAATATATTGTCGAATGCTTTCAAGTTTACTCAAGAAAATGGAAAGATCTTATTTTCTGTTGAAAATGATGATGAAGATGTTATATTTAAAATTAGAGATAGTGGAATTGGCATTCCCGAAGAGTTGCGGCCCACATTATTTGATTCCACAGAAACTACAAGTAGAGTTGGAACATCAGGTGAACAAGGAATAGGTTACGGACTTCCACTCGTAAAATCTTATATAAAATCATACGGGGGAAGTATCGAAATATTTTCACAAGATATTGAACAATTTCCCGAAGATCACTGGACAGAAGTTATCTTAAAACTAAAAAAAGCTTAA
- a CDS encoding DUF2288 family protein, with protein MNTLIEKLEKDVDKASWDLLAPYFAKGLLLFVEKELDLCEVGQAVAQDDIEKVKNWQKNNLFIPVSSEQASIWSTLPKDSCFCHFIIVQPFVLIQEFTQN; from the coding sequence ATGAATACTCTTATAGAAAAATTGGAAAAGGATGTGGACAAAGCTTCCTGGGATTTATTAGCTCCATATTTTGCAAAAGGCTTACTTTTATTTGTTGAAAAAGAACTAGATTTGTGTGAAGTGGGACAGGCCGTTGCGCAAGATGATATTGAAAAGGTAAAAAACTGGCAAAAAAATAATTTATTCATTCCTGTTTCCAGTGAACAAGCATCGATTTGGTCTACTTTGCCAAAGGATTCATGTTTTTGTCATTTTATCATCGTACAACCATTTGTATTGATTCAAGAATTTACTCAAAATTAG
- a CDS encoding response regulator, which translates to MAILKLEENITFCPLKKHILVIDDDVDVLTLLKASFKNDYDVHCLEGHRNLITTIEKARPEFILLDLNIPHVDGYEILSILSNNPIAIDIPVICMSSDKSSSVRKRVKDNGAIGFIQKPIKRKLALNDIKSYLNTLNVDITNKFGNYRFILAFNNKIRHDYLEEIIFDDVEDDLPKIVCSWESGKNIFENENKLKHIDEESIIYLEMKPALIIKFPYLQDLSPVLHELEEFMNDRSRKYHLILDEPRNFLNVYGGERVFAQSINFINLIKGRFEKITVINSRPHSKDADAFLQKIGKLIVND; encoded by the coding sequence TTGGCCATTTTAAAACTAGAAGAGAACATAACATTTTGTCCTTTGAAAAAACATATCCTTGTTATTGATGATGATGTTGACGTACTTACTTTATTAAAAGCATCATTTAAAAATGATTATGATGTACATTGTTTAGAGGGGCACAGAAATCTCATTACCACCATTGAAAAAGCAAGACCAGAATTTATACTACTTGATCTTAATATTCCGCATGTTGATGGTTATGAAATTCTTTCAATCTTGAGTAATAATCCAATTGCAATTGATATACCTGTTATTTGTATGAGCAGTGATAAAAGTAGTAGCGTAAGAAAACGAGTGAAAGATAATGGAGCAATAGGTTTTATTCAAAAACCAATTAAAAGAAAATTAGCACTAAATGATATCAAAAGCTACTTAAATACACTTAACGTTGATATCACTAATAAATTTGGAAATTATCGCTTTATATTGGCATTCAATAATAAAATTAGGCATGATTATTTAGAAGAGATAATATTTGATGATGTCGAGGATGATTTACCAAAAATTGTTTGTTCATGGGAATCAGGAAAAAATATATTCGAGAATGAAAACAAATTAAAACACATAGATGAAGAATCAATCATATATTTAGAAATGAAACCTGCCCTTATTATAAAGTTTCCATATCTCCAAGATTTATCACCAGTGCTACATGAGCTTGAAGAATTTATGAATGATAGATCTAGAAAATATCATTTAATCTTAGATGAACCCAGAAATTTTCTAAATGTCTACGGAGGTGAAAGAGTTTTTGCCCAATCGATAAATTTTATAAATTTGATAAAAGGAAGATTTGAAAAAATAACTGTTATAAACTCAAGGCCACATTCAAAGGATGCGGATGCCTTTTTACAAAAAATTGGGAAATTAATAGTCAATGATTAG
- a CDS encoding glycosyltransferase family 2 protein, with translation MIRIASKLFFVFSSIVILLFVSIVFYANIFTKWEFDIVSVTLTKMMVYYLFFVFFKTGIYIIFSFLDFIYKIKLKGPEFYPLVSLIIPCFNEENVIEKAIESGLKLNYPNLELVVVDDGSTDNTLEVAKKYEDDLRVRIIYKENGGKAMALNRGIYEANGDYVLCMDADSILDKDCLMKAIPYFQNDSKIAALAGNVVVGNDKSILTMFQKLEYVIGLNFYKRAQSFLGIVTIVPGPIGVFKKDVIYEIGGYRSNTFAEDCDLTLRILAKGYQIKYSNDVIAVTEVPEDMYSLMIQRYRWSRGITQAIKESIRLLNNKKNFLRNLLITTIMIIESIFIPVVNFSFLCAAIGYALIYDTTQFLGPYFIGLTLLDLTLSFYSILTERQIIGLTFLAAINRVTFGLWLEVLRFLALVDELLLIPMNWGKLKRKGLN, from the coding sequence ATGATTAGGATAGCATCAAAACTTTTTTTTGTTTTTTCGTCAATAGTTATTTTACTTTTTGTTTCTATCGTATTCTATGCAAATATTTTTACAAAATGGGAATTTGATATAGTAAGTGTTACACTTACTAAAATGATGGTATACTATCTTTTCTTTGTCTTTTTTAAAACGGGCATCTATATTATTTTTTCTTTTCTTGATTTTATTTACAAAATTAAACTAAAAGGGCCTGAGTTTTATCCTTTAGTCTCACTCATTATACCTTGTTTTAATGAAGAGAATGTTATTGAAAAGGCAATTGAATCTGGTTTGAAATTAAATTATCCAAATTTAGAATTAGTTGTTGTAGATGATGGATCTACTGATAATACTCTTGAAGTTGCAAAAAAATATGAAGATGACTTAAGAGTAAGGATTATATATAAAGAAAATGGTGGGAAAGCGATGGCCTTAAATAGAGGGATTTATGAGGCCAATGGAGATTATGTATTATGTATGGATGCTGATAGCATACTAGATAAAGACTGTCTCATGAAAGCGATTCCATATTTTCAAAATGATTCTAAAATAGCAGCTCTGGCAGGAAATGTGGTTGTCGGAAATGATAAAAGTATTCTTACCATGTTTCAAAAACTTGAATATGTAATTGGACTCAATTTCTATAAAAGAGCACAGTCATTTTTGGGAATTGTAACGATAGTTCCTGGCCCTATTGGTGTATTTAAAAAAGATGTTATATATGAAATTGGTGGTTATCGTTCTAACACGTTTGCTGAAGATTGTGATCTCACGTTGAGAATTTTGGCCAAAGGATATCAAATCAAATATTCAAATGATGTTATTGCTGTCACTGAAGTCCCTGAAGATATGTATTCATTAATGATTCAACGTTATCGCTGGTCAAGAGGAATTACACAGGCCATTAAAGAAAGTATTCGTTTGTTGAATAATAAGAAAAATTTTTTAAGAAATCTTCTCATAACCACAATTATGATTATCGAAAGTATATTTATACCTGTCGTCAATTTTTCTTTCTTGTGTGCAGCTATAGGATATGCATTGATATATGATACAACACAGTTTTTGGGACCTTATTTTATTGGACTTACATTGCTTGACCTAACTTTATCATTTTACTCGATTCTGACAGAGAGACAAATTATTGGATTAACATTCTTGGCAGCAATAAATAGAGTCACATTTGGATTATGGTTGGAAGTATTAAGATTTTTAGCGCTAGTTGATGAGCTGCTTTTAATTCCCATGAATTGGGGTAAACTCAAAAGAAAGGGATTAAATTAG
- a CDS encoding polysaccharide deacetylase family protein — protein sequence MNLIQEDEWVKMTFAPNFYADKKLKMFSLLFDFKKDFSEDFRISIQPLKKIKKKNKSAIITLTFDDGTKDHLKVASYLHKNGLKGTFFIIPKYRDRVEFLNLKELNEIHKLKMELAYHHYNPITDMYFQNLGKNLKDDFLETKKILPSIKPHFAYPLGKFDLYGRYEFIKNNFKSGRIVGGGPETIPPGNKYLLRSVNITSQTKVEELIAIVKNCIKSQTWGIFMFHKLKEENPEGLVEYSMSDFKKFVEFLKNEKINVKTIGEVISNLK from the coding sequence ATGAATCTGATCCAGGAAGATGAATGGGTAAAAATGACTTTTGCTCCAAATTTCTATGCGGATAAAAAGCTAAAAATGTTTTCGCTTCTCTTTGATTTTAAAAAGGACTTCTCTGAAGATTTTAGAATTTCAATCCAACCTTTAAAAAAAATTAAAAAGAAAAATAAATCAGCAATTATTACATTAACATTTGACGATGGAACTAAGGATCATTTAAAAGTCGCAAGCTATCTCCATAAGAATGGCCTAAAAGGTACTTTTTTTATAATACCAAAATATAGAGATCGAGTAGAATTTCTCAATCTAAAAGAATTGAACGAAATTCACAAACTTAAAATGGAACTGGCCTATCATCACTATAACCCTATTACGGATATGTATTTTCAAAATTTGGGTAAGAATTTAAAAGATGACTTTCTTGAAACTAAAAAAATACTCCCTTCGATTAAACCACACTTTGCTTATCCTTTAGGCAAATTCGACCTTTATGGTAGATATGAATTTATAAAAAATAATTTCAAAAGTGGAAGAATTGTCGGAGGAGGGCCAGAGACAATACCTCCAGGAAATAAATATCTCCTGCGCTCGGTCAACATTACCTCGCAAACTAAAGTTGAAGAACTCATTGCTATTGTAAAAAACTGTATTAAATCACAAACTTGGGGTATCTTCATGTTTCATAAATTAAAAGAAGAAAATCCTGAAGGCCTAGTTGAATATTCAATGAGTGATTTTAAGAAATTTGTCGAATTCTTAAAAAATGAAAAAATTAATGTTAAAACAATTGGCGAAGTTATTTCAAATTTAAAGTAA
- a CDS encoding SufE family protein has product MSINQRMKDTVELFIKIEDWQDRYKKIIDLGKSLPPMREEFKIETNKVKGCQSQVWLGVDFKDGLIYFEGDSDASIVKGIVALLLGVYSGSTPDEILSTKPTFIEDIGLKQHLSMSRSNGLNSMIKQITIYAMAFKAKLQMEKS; this is encoded by the coding sequence ATGTCAATTAATCAAAGAATGAAAGATACAGTTGAACTATTTATCAAGATAGAAGATTGGCAAGATCGTTATAAAAAAATTATAGATTTAGGAAAATCCCTGCCACCAATGAGAGAAGAATTTAAAATCGAGACTAATAAAGTTAAAGGCTGCCAGTCTCAAGTTTGGCTAGGAGTGGATTTTAAAGATGGCCTGATTTATTTTGAAGGTGATTCTGATGCATCTATTGTGAAAGGAATAGTTGCCTTACTTCTTGGTGTTTACTCAGGTTCAACTCCAGATGAAATTCTATCTACAAAACCTACATTTATTGAAGATATTGGACTAAAACAACATCTTTCTATGAGTAGGTCAAATGGACTTAATTCTATGATTAAGCAGATTACAATCTACGCCATGGCCTTTAAAGCAAAACTACAAATGGAGAAATCATGA